Proteins encoded in a region of the Geitlerinema sp. PCC 9228 genome:
- a CDS encoding efflux RND transporter permease subunit, whose product MMASFYRNIRLIILVVFLIVAWGIASFQALPRQEDPELIARTAVVKTAYPGASAERVESLVTKVLESEIAEIEAVKTISSDSRVGFSTISVELADKITNAQPIWSKVRNEMDEAKTEFPSGASDPSLEEVEIKAYTLIPALKWTQDQEPNYAIMRRYTEELAVTMRGLPGTDEVELFGAPKEEILVEVDASELVAVGLSPQVLANRIDLSDAKVSAGELHNSERNLALEVNSELKTLEQIRQIPIQNSQEGQFTRLGDIATVDRGISQPPQKLALVGEEPAIALGVLMKSGKRIDQYAQTVRQQVDAFRQRLPSGIELDVIFDQSVYVEDRIQSLMANLLFAAILVIAVVFVAMGWRSAFVVGVALPLTVCAVLGWMSALDMAVHQMSVTGLIIALGLLIDNAIVVVNEIDMKLKEGIKPVQAVTKTVNYLKVPLFASTLTTVLTFLPIALLPGGAGEFVGSISVSVILALISSLAISLVVVASIAGRLLASSHAHTLPPQGHFSSRKERTAFKRAHAWWNQGLSWPRLARAYRWTLERITSKPLLAVVLTFAIPITGFAVAGNLDRQFFPLVNRNQFQIEVEFAPETAIAQTKEKTRRMGDKLRQYSPVESVHWFVGESAPKFYYNITGSRQNQAHYAEAMVNLRSGEGVQQLVRTVQQDLSNNFPEARVLVQQLGQGPPYDAPVEMRIYGPNLQELRRLGSQAREILASVPNVVHVRDDLSEYRPKLGFEVDEEKVQRAGLDNTAIAQQLQAYLTGTIGGSILESTENLPVRVRLKNRDRANLDEIASLNLRSPTTSNNQFNPNSALGEFRLMPQRANIARRNEQRVNTVQGFITAGVLPSTVLADFQAALDKQNFQLPSGYRYEFGGEQEESNKAVGNLLLYVPLLVLVMTAALVISLNSFRQAAIIAAIAVGSVGLALFALWVFDSILGFMAIVGSMGLVGIAINDSIVVLSALNEDKRARSGDPKAIREVVVKSTRHVLTTTVTTMMGFVPLLLEGDPFWRPLAIAIAGGIAGSSLLALYFVPAAYLALMYRLPRILRKKPTKISRQAST is encoded by the coding sequence ATGATGGCATCTTTCTATCGCAATATTCGGCTGATTATCCTCGTAGTCTTTTTAATTGTGGCTTGGGGCATTGCTTCCTTTCAAGCCTTACCGCGTCAAGAAGACCCAGAACTGATTGCTCGTACCGCCGTCGTCAAAACCGCCTATCCCGGTGCTAGCGCCGAACGGGTGGAATCGTTGGTAACGAAAGTTTTGGAATCGGAAATTGCCGAAATCGAAGCCGTCAAAACCATTTCTTCCGATTCTCGCGTAGGTTTCTCCACGATTTCCGTAGAACTGGCAGACAAAATTACCAACGCACAACCCATTTGGTCTAAAGTTCGCAACGAAATGGACGAAGCCAAAACCGAGTTTCCTTCTGGTGCCAGCGATCCGAGTCTAGAAGAAGTCGAAATCAAAGCGTATACCCTCATTCCCGCATTGAAATGGACTCAGGACCAAGAACCGAACTATGCCATTATGCGTCGCTATACCGAAGAACTGGCCGTAACCATGCGCGGTCTGCCAGGAACGGACGAGGTAGAGCTGTTCGGGGCACCAAAAGAAGAAATTCTGGTGGAAGTGGATGCGTCCGAATTGGTGGCAGTAGGACTGTCCCCACAAGTCCTAGCCAATCGCATTGACCTCAGCGATGCCAAAGTATCGGCAGGAGAATTGCACAACTCGGAACGCAATCTGGCTTTAGAGGTCAACAGCGAACTCAAAACCTTAGAACAAATCCGCCAAATTCCCATTCAAAACAGCCAAGAGGGTCAGTTTACCCGTCTGGGCGATATTGCCACTGTAGACCGGGGCATTAGCCAACCCCCGCAAAAACTGGCTTTGGTGGGTGAGGAACCTGCGATCGCATTGGGCGTTTTGATGAAATCGGGCAAACGCATCGACCAATATGCCCAAACTGTTCGCCAGCAAGTGGATGCGTTTCGCCAGCGTTTGCCTTCTGGTATCGAACTGGATGTGATTTTCGACCAAAGCGTATATGTAGAAGACCGCATTCAGTCTCTCATGGCCAATCTCCTATTTGCCGCCATTCTGGTCATTGCTGTCGTGTTTGTGGCCATGGGCTGGCGTTCGGCATTTGTTGTGGGTGTTGCTTTGCCGCTGACAGTATGTGCGGTTTTGGGTTGGATGAGTGCCTTGGACATGGCCGTGCATCAGATGTCGGTCACGGGGTTGATTATTGCTTTGGGATTGCTGATTGACAATGCCATTGTGGTGGTCAACGAAATCGACATGAAATTGAAAGAAGGCATCAAACCCGTTCAAGCCGTTACCAAAACCGTCAACTATCTCAAAGTTCCCTTATTTGCTTCCACGCTCACAACTGTCCTTACTTTTTTACCTATTGCTCTGCTTCCTGGCGGTGCTGGGGAATTTGTGGGGTCGATTTCGGTAAGCGTGATTCTTGCCCTAATTTCTTCGCTGGCTATTTCGCTGGTCGTTGTAGCTTCTATAGCAGGTCGCCTACTGGCCAGCAGCCATGCCCACACGCTACCTCCACAGGGTCATTTTTCTTCAAGAAAAGAACGAACTGCTTTCAAACGCGCCCATGCTTGGTGGAATCAAGGCCTTTCCTGGCCCCGCTTGGCACGGGCTTACCGTTGGACTTTAGAACGCATAACCAGCAAACCATTGCTGGCTGTGGTGCTGACGTTTGCCATTCCCATCACCGGATTTGCCGTAGCTGGCAATTTGGACCGGCAATTTTTCCCGTTGGTGAATCGGAACCAATTTCAAATTGAAGTGGAGTTTGCTCCGGAAACCGCGATCGCACAAACCAAGGAAAAAACCCGTCGCATGGGCGATAAATTGCGTCAGTATTCTCCCGTGGAAAGCGTCCATTGGTTTGTAGGCGAAAGCGCCCCTAAATTTTACTACAACATTACTGGATCGCGCCAAAACCAAGCCCACTATGCAGAAGCCATGGTGAATTTGCGTTCCGGAGAAGGGGTGCAACAATTGGTGCGAACGGTTCAACAAGATTTAAGTAACAATTTTCCGGAAGCGCGGGTTTTGGTACAGCAACTCGGACAAGGTCCGCCCTACGATGCCCCAGTGGAAATGCGAATTTACGGACCCAATTTGCAAGAATTGCGGCGATTGGGCAGCCAGGCACGGGAAATTTTGGCATCGGTCCCGAATGTGGTTCACGTGCGCGACGATTTGAGCGAGTACCGACCCAAGTTAGGCTTTGAAGTGGATGAAGAAAAGGTTCAACGAGCCGGTTTGGACAACACTGCGATCGCGCAACAACTGCAAGCTTATTTGACAGGTACCATTGGGGGATCGATTTTGGAATCCACCGAAAATCTGCCGGTGCGGGTACGGTTAAAAAATCGCGATCGCGCCAACCTCGACGAAATTGCTTCTTTAAATCTGCGCTCTCCCACCACCAGTAACAACCAATTCAATCCCAACTCTGCCCTGGGAGAGTTTCGTTTGATGCCGCAACGTGCCAACATTGCCCGTCGCAACGAACAGCGGGTCAACACCGTACAAGGCTTTATTACCGCTGGCGTTTTGCCATCTACGGTTTTGGCTGACTTTCAAGCTGCTTTAGACAAGCAAAATTTCCAATTGCCCTCTGGCTACCGATACGAGTTCGGCGGCGAACAAGAAGAAAGCAACAAAGCCGTGGGAAATTTATTGCTCTACGTACCGTTGCTGGTTTTGGTTATGACAGCCGCTTTGGTTATATCTTTAAATTCCTTCCGTCAAGCAGCCATTATTGCCGCCATTGCTGTGGGGTCTGTGGGCTTGGCGTTATTTGCATTGTGGGTTTTCGACTCTATTTTAGGATTTATGGCAATTGTTGGATCCATGGGACTGGTTGGTATTGCCATTAACGACTCTATTGTGGTGCTATCGGCTTTAAATGAAGACAAACGAGCCAGAAGCGGCGACCCCAAAGCCATACGGGAGGTGGTCGTCAAATCGACGCGACACGTGCTTACCACCACTGTCACTACCATGATGGGATTTGTGCCCTTACTTTTAGAAGGCGACCCGTTTTGGCGACCTCTAGCGATCGCGATCGCGGGAGGCATTGCTGGTTCTTCCTTGCTGGCGTTGTATTTCGTTCCAGCAGCCTATCTAGCTCTGATGTACCGCCTGCCGCGCATTTTACGCAAGAAACCTACCAAAATCTCTCGCCAGGCGTCAACCTAA
- a CDS encoding BCCT family transporter: MFRQPLLFAALAANTIIAAIGLWDAEGLANFASSVTNMLFDSRGWFIMLSVTAFVLVCIGLAFSRYGRMKLGGKDDEPEFSTITWITMLFSAGMGVGLLYWGTAEPLFHFTVSRNLFDTTQEAATAALKVTNFHWGIHAWTIYAMLALILAYFSYRKQNPMLVSTPIRSVFRDRQWSGIVASLCDLISLIAVSIGVAGSIAMGIFQVQSGVESIFGLENTGTWMALGIFLLLFIAYIFPLTVDLASGMALIANACMAIAIVLLLYVLLVGPTHYMMNAIVDTLGEYGSEFLTRGLKTYTFVDQSNRSWFKDWTLTYMIWWIAWAPFVSVFIARISRGRTIREFLVTVILIPTLFSIVWFGVFGGIGFYEILEGTLPLLETVQTNLDAVTFKVLERLPLSIVTVPTTIVISFMFVVTSVVSATYVLAMFSEAGNENPKTRSKLIWGTIVGVLGIVAILTGNIEAVRAIIALGAMPFSFIILLLLVCLLKDLKRLKHTSHGKLN, from the coding sequence ATGTTCAGACAACCGCTTTTATTCGCAGCCCTAGCTGCCAATACCATTATTGCCGCGATCGGACTTTGGGATGCCGAAGGATTGGCCAACTTTGCTAGCAGCGTTACCAACATGCTATTTGACAGCCGCGGTTGGTTCATCATGCTCTCGGTGACTGCTTTTGTGCTGGTTTGCATTGGCTTGGCATTTTCCCGATACGGCCGTATGAAACTTGGTGGCAAAGACGACGAACCAGAATTTTCTACCATTACGTGGATTACCATGCTTTTTTCCGCCGGTATGGGTGTGGGATTGCTTTACTGGGGCACGGCCGAACCACTGTTTCATTTTACAGTCAGCCGTAACCTTTTTGATACCACCCAAGAAGCAGCCACTGCCGCCCTGAAAGTAACCAACTTCCATTGGGGCATTCATGCCTGGACGATTTATGCCATGCTCGCTTTGATTTTGGCTTACTTCAGCTACCGCAAGCAAAATCCCATGTTGGTTAGCACCCCCATTCGTTCTGTTTTTCGCGATCGCCAGTGGAGCGGTATTGTCGCCTCGCTATGCGATTTGATATCCTTAATTGCCGTTTCCATTGGCGTGGCTGGTTCCATTGCCATGGGAATTTTCCAAGTCCAGAGTGGCGTAGAATCCATATTTGGTTTGGAAAATACAGGAACTTGGATGGCTCTGGGCATTTTTTTACTCTTATTTATCGCTTATATTTTTCCCCTCACTGTCGATTTAGCCAGTGGCATGGCTCTCATTGCCAATGCCTGTATGGCGATCGCGATCGTACTCTTACTTTATGTTTTGTTGGTTGGTCCCACTCACTACATGATGAACGCCATTGTGGATACTTTGGGAGAATACGGCAGCGAATTCTTAACTCGCGGTCTAAAAACGTATACATTCGTCGACCAGAGCAATCGAAGTTGGTTTAAAGATTGGACGCTGACTTACATGATTTGGTGGATTGCTTGGGCACCTTTTGTCAGCGTTTTTATTGCTCGTATTTCTCGGGGTCGTACCATTCGGGAATTTCTGGTAACGGTAATTTTGATACCAACTTTGTTTTCCATCGTTTGGTTTGGGGTTTTTGGCGGCATCGGTTTTTACGAAATTTTGGAAGGCACTCTACCTTTGTTAGAGACGGTGCAAACCAATCTCGATGCCGTTACTTTTAAGGTTTTAGAAAGACTACCACTTAGCATTGTGACGGTTCCAACAACCATTGTTATTTCTTTTATGTTCGTTGTCACCAGTGTCGTCAGTGCCACTTACGTTCTTGCCATGTTTTCCGAGGCAGGAAACGAAAATCCCAAAACGCGATCTAAGTTAATTTGGGGAACCATTGTCGGCGTACTGGGTATTGTTGCTATTCTAACGGGCAATATCGAAGCCGTGCGTGCGATTATTGCCTTGGGCGCTATGCCATTTAGCTTTATTATTTTGTTGCTCTTAGTTTGCCTGCTGAAAGATTTGAAGCGTTTGAAGCATACCAGCCATGGAAAACTTAATTGA
- a CDS encoding tetratricopeptide repeat protein, whose amino-acid sequence MWKWWRRLWQRLRQFWQRLWQQWRQRFGFAYRKFDQKSSRHSQPASVAVETNRNGKTPPPLEDSDYEMLFFQILDGVQQGWRRGKVLAYIESFGDRAPFSSWVDWLQRFGERVLQAETDNQTLARQLLKLGNLGCGELSVVAKNIGSRLLVKSLSPEETAEKARDWLEKGNQRIPVRDYNGALAFYDQALAIDPNSVEAWANRGVALFNLKRYRKSVEAFDRALKLNPKYAQAWSNRGFALAASSQFLEAARSYRKVIKLQPNSHEAWQNYGVSLAKAEQHQEALPCYEKALELKPDFSRAKINLGVSLLALRRYDEALAAFDEALELDGDNREAWENRGMALAELQRYEEAVDSLDKAAERGYSYQTHYNRGWCCYRLQRYEDAIASFDKILQRDEDDEAANYGKTEASKQQTPA is encoded by the coding sequence ATGTGGAAATGGTGGCGACGGTTATGGCAACGACTGCGGCAATTTTGGCAGCGTTTGTGGCAGCAATGGCGGCAGCGGTTTGGCTTTGCTTACCGCAAATTCGATCAAAAATCATCCCGCCACTCTCAACCAGCGAGTGTTGCCGTCGAAACCAACCGCAATGGCAAAACACCTCCCCCTCTAGAAGATAGCGACTACGAAATGCTATTTTTTCAAATTCTCGATGGCGTGCAGCAGGGATGGCGTCGCGGTAAAGTACTAGCATACATCGAAAGTTTCGGCGATCGCGCCCCTTTTTCCTCCTGGGTAGACTGGCTGCAAAGATTCGGCGAACGAGTTTTACAAGCCGAAACCGACAACCAAACCCTCGCCAGACAACTCCTCAAACTCGGCAATTTAGGTTGTGGGGAACTCAGCGTCGTCGCCAAAAACATTGGTTCCCGCTTGCTGGTGAAATCCCTCTCTCCCGAAGAAACTGCCGAAAAAGCCAGAGATTGGTTGGAAAAGGGCAACCAACGCATTCCAGTTCGCGATTATAACGGTGCTTTAGCCTTTTACGACCAAGCGTTAGCCATCGATCCCAATAGCGTAGAAGCTTGGGCAAATCGTGGCGTAGCTTTATTTAACCTCAAACGCTACCGAAAATCGGTGGAAGCCTTCGATCGAGCTTTGAAACTCAATCCCAAATACGCCCAAGCCTGGTCAAACAGAGGTTTTGCGCTGGCTGCTAGTTCTCAATTTCTAGAAGCTGCTCGTTCCTACCGCAAAGTTATCAAACTACAACCCAACTCCCACGAAGCCTGGCAAAATTACGGCGTTTCCCTGGCTAAAGCGGAACAACACCAGGAAGCGTTGCCTTGTTACGAAAAAGCTCTGGAACTCAAACCCGATTTTTCCCGTGCCAAAATTAATTTAGGGGTTTCTTTGTTGGCTTTGCGACGCTACGACGAAGCCTTGGCAGCTTTTGACGAAGCTTTGGAACTTGATGGCGACAATCGAGAAGCTTGGGAAAATCGTGGCATGGCTCTTGCCGAGTTGCAACGCTACGAAGAGGCGGTGGATTCTCTGGATAAGGCGGCGGAACGTGGCTATTCCTACCAAACCCACTACAATCGCGGCTGGTGTTGCTATCGCTTGCAACGCTACGAAGATGCGATCGCTTCTTTCGATAAAATTTTACAACGGGATGAAGACGACGAAGCGGCTAACTACGGCAAAACGGAAGCCAGCAAGCAACAAACCCCTGCCTAA
- the mutL gene encoding DNA mismatch repair endonuclease MutL yields the protein MNSTIQTLPADVVHLIAAGEVIDSLAAAIRELAENALDSGATRISFSLYPDLWRVRVADNGMGMSLTDLKKCALSHSTSKIRACQDLGKILTLGFRGEALHSLAHLGRLEIFSRPQHSEANGWRVIYDAQGKPKQVEAAAVAPGTIVNVRDLFANMPGRRECVSRKQQLKAVQVTIHHLALCHPQITWQVYKDERPWLTIHAARTPQQILPQILPRLRPDDLQYVKRDVEAETTAEATATQQIEVLAGLPDRCHRRYADWVKIAVNGRLVRSPELEPTVIAAFSRTLPRDRYPICFLHLHVTPEQIDWNRHPAKSEIYLENLEFWQAQISQTIEEALQFHTSEGQSQAKVAQLLKASEAKGNYLSDSLSNEETSQSSPTLPLKAVAQINNTYIVAEHPNGLWLVEQHIAHERILYEQLCDRWEMVAVEPPIILQDLRDTQVEQLQQIGVDIEPFGEKLWAVRSIPAALQDRSDREDALIELSSGKNLQAAQVAVACRTAIRNGTPLELPQMQDILDRWQRTRHPRTCPHGRPIYLSLEESDLARFFRRHWVIGKSHGI from the coding sequence ATGAATTCCACCATTCAAACCCTACCTGCTGACGTCGTTCACTTAATTGCTGCGGGAGAAGTCATCGATTCTCTCGCCGCCGCTATTCGCGAGTTGGCAGAAAATGCCCTGGATTCTGGGGCAACGCGAATCTCATTTTCCCTGTATCCCGACCTGTGGCGGGTTCGGGTGGCGGATAATGGTATGGGAATGAGCTTGACAGATTTAAAAAAATGTGCGTTGTCCCACAGTACCAGCAAAATTCGCGCATGTCAGGATTTGGGCAAAATTCTCACTTTAGGATTTCGCGGGGAAGCGTTGCATAGTTTGGCGCATTTGGGGCGTTTGGAAATTTTTAGCCGCCCCCAGCACAGCGAAGCCAACGGTTGGCGGGTGATTTACGACGCCCAGGGAAAGCCCAAACAAGTGGAAGCTGCAGCCGTTGCCCCGGGAACCATTGTCAACGTAAGAGATTTGTTTGCCAACATGCCAGGGAGGCGGGAATGCGTTTCTCGCAAGCAACAGCTGAAAGCAGTACAAGTGACGATCCACCATTTGGCTTTGTGCCATCCCCAGATTACCTGGCAGGTTTACAAAGACGAACGCCCGTGGTTGACCATTCATGCAGCTCGTACGCCCCAGCAAATTTTACCGCAAATCTTACCGCGTTTGCGTCCCGATGATTTGCAGTATGTCAAACGCGATGTGGAAGCGGAAACAACTGCGGAGGCTACTGCTACGCAACAAATTGAAGTGTTGGCGGGGTTGCCCGATCGCTGCCATCGCCGGTATGCCGATTGGGTTAAAATTGCTGTAAACGGTCGTTTGGTGCGATCGCCGGAACTAGAACCTACGGTTATTGCTGCTTTTTCCCGTACATTACCACGCGATCGCTATCCGATTTGTTTTTTACACCTGCACGTTACCCCCGAACAAATTGACTGGAACCGCCATCCTGCTAAATCGGAAATTTATCTGGAAAATCTAGAATTTTGGCAAGCACAAATTTCCCAGACCATCGAAGAAGCTTTGCAGTTCCACACCAGCGAAGGGCAATCCCAAGCGAAGGTTGCCCAACTGTTAAAAGCATCGGAAGCTAAGGGCAACTATCTGAGCGATTCTTTAAGCAACGAGGAAACTTCCCAAAGTTCGCCTACCCTACCGTTAAAAGCCGTAGCTCAAATTAACAATACCTACATTGTGGCGGAACATCCCAATGGGTTGTGGTTGGTAGAACAGCACATTGCCCACGAACGTATTTTATACGAACAACTGTGCGATCGCTGGGAAATGGTTGCCGTGGAACCACCAATCATTCTTCAGGATTTGCGGGATACCCAAGTGGAACAACTCCAGCAAATTGGGGTTGATATCGAACCTTTTGGCGAGAAACTGTGGGCAGTGCGTAGCATTCCCGCAGCTTTGCAGGACAGAAGCGATCGCGAAGATGCCTTGATAGAATTAAGTTCGGGGAAAAATTTGCAAGCTGCCCAAGTAGCAGTTGCTTGCCGTACCGCCATTCGCAACGGTACCCCCTTAGAACTTCCCCAGATGCAAGATATTTTAGACCGGTGGCAGCGTACCCGCCATCCCCGCACTTGCCCCCACGGCAGACCCATTTATTTATCTTTGGAAGAAAGCGATTTGGCAAGATTTTTCCGCCGCCACTGGGTGATTGGCAAAAGCCATGGGATTTAG
- a CDS encoding transglycosylase SLT domain-containing protein, protein MLNGKQLQISLALSAGVGAFLVGAVFSPTDVTDTIENLSDPLPLSKDNNSFTPEVSNTFKLARLAPENRAAQLEALAKNADSRVDSYRARYLLASDRLQKQQPEDALQWLDGLEADYPILAPHILDKRARAYQMMGNQQQAQATWQELLQEYSDSPVVANALYALGKENSQYWDRAIAEFPSHPRSVDIAYQRLQENPQQRALLLLLAEHGLYLSDIISVLDRLVNNHGEQLSPQAWEKIGFAYWEKLEYGKAGKAYQKAPPTPKNAYRAARGIQLGGDRQKAIEAYKQLVQKFPNGKTTGLALLRLGQLLPEKEALPYLQRAIQNFPEQAPEALLERAKILAVLNSPKSAQQARQSILSQYSSSETAAKMRMSRAEERGRRGDYQGATQWASELIRENPDSDIAPQAQFWIGKWSQRLGQTAQAREAFEQVIRNYPHSYYAWRAAVMLGWEVGDFNKVRYLDPKAERPQQLSVLPAGSETLKELYQLGQYREAWRRWQWEYQTPMAPSVSEQFTDGLIRLGVGDNLDGIFMVSSLDWRDEKAEIQQVKELKQQSAYWHALYPFPYLDAIVHWSQENQLNPMLVTALIRQESRFMTAIESAVGAKGLMQVMPSTAEWITQKSSISQYDLTNPTDNIRLGTWYLDYTHQQYRDNSMLAIASYNAGPGNVERWVNRFGVTDADEFVERIPFPETRNYVEKVFENYWNYLQLYNPQVRQKVQSFVDQGRNSN, encoded by the coding sequence ATGCTGAACGGCAAACAACTGCAAATTTCCCTGGCTTTGAGTGCGGGCGTTGGTGCTTTCTTGGTGGGGGCGGTATTTTCTCCCACAGACGTAACCGACACAATTGAAAATTTATCGGATCCATTGCCCCTTTCAAAGGATAACAATTCATTCACCCCAGAAGTATCCAATACCTTCAAATTGGCACGCTTGGCACCGGAAAATCGGGCAGCACAGTTGGAAGCCCTAGCTAAAAATGCCGATTCGCGTGTTGATAGCTACCGAGCGCGATATTTGTTAGCCAGCGATCGCTTGCAAAAACAACAGCCAGAAGACGCTTTGCAGTGGTTGGATGGTTTGGAAGCAGATTATCCCATCCTCGCTCCCCACATTCTAGACAAACGCGCTCGTGCCTACCAAATGATGGGCAACCAACAACAAGCCCAAGCCACCTGGCAGGAGTTGCTACAGGAATATTCTGATTCTCCCGTTGTTGCCAATGCTTTGTATGCCCTGGGTAAAGAAAATTCTCAATATTGGGATCGAGCGATCGCTGAATTTCCTTCCCATCCCCGCAGCGTCGATATTGCCTACCAACGCCTGCAGGAAAATCCCCAGCAACGGGCGTTATTGTTATTGCTGGCCGAACATGGATTGTATTTATCCGATATTATCTCTGTGTTGGACCGCTTGGTCAACAACCACGGCGAACAGCTTTCCCCGCAAGCCTGGGAAAAAATTGGATTTGCCTATTGGGAAAAATTAGAATATGGCAAAGCTGGCAAAGCCTACCAAAAAGCACCACCCACCCCCAAAAATGCCTATCGCGCCGCAAGGGGGATTCAATTAGGGGGCGATCGCCAAAAAGCGATCGAAGCTTACAAGCAACTGGTGCAAAAATTTCCCAACGGCAAAACCACCGGTCTGGCATTGCTGCGTCTGGGGCAGTTGCTCCCAGAAAAAGAAGCCCTCCCCTACCTGCAACGCGCCATTCAAAACTTTCCCGAACAAGCTCCAGAAGCCTTGCTGGAAAGAGCCAAAATCCTAGCCGTTTTAAACAGCCCCAAATCCGCACAGCAAGCTCGCCAATCCATCCTTTCTCAGTACAGTTCCTCCGAAACCGCCGCCAAAATGCGCATGTCTCGCGCTGAAGAACGAGGCAGGCGGGGTGACTACCAAGGGGCAACCCAGTGGGCATCAGAACTTATTCGCGAAAATCCAGATAGCGACATTGCTCCCCAAGCTCAATTTTGGATCGGCAAATGGTCGCAACGGTTGGGGCAAACCGCCCAAGCCCGGGAAGCCTTCGAGCAAGTGATTCGCAACTATCCCCATTCCTATTACGCTTGGCGAGCAGCAGTGATGTTGGGTTGGGAAGTGGGTGATTTCAACAAAGTTCGCTATCTCGACCCCAAAGCCGAACGCCCCCAACAGCTCTCAGTCCTTCCCGCTGGTAGCGAAACTTTGAAAGAGTTATATCAGTTAGGTCAGTACCGGGAAGCTTGGCGACGTTGGCAATGGGAATATCAAACCCCTATGGCACCTTCTGTGAGCGAACAGTTTACGGATGGTTTGATTCGTTTGGGGGTGGGGGATAATTTAGATGGCATTTTTATGGTTTCTAGTTTGGATTGGCGGGATGAAAAAGCGGAAATTCAACAAGTAAAAGAACTCAAACAACAATCTGCCTACTGGCATGCTTTGTATCCTTTTCCCTATCTTGATGCGATCGTACATTGGTCCCAGGAAAATCAGCTCAATCCCATGCTGGTGACAGCGTTAATTCGTCAGGAGTCTAGATTTATGACTGCTATTGAATCGGCAGTCGGGGCTAAAGGATTGATGCAAGTCATGCCCAGTACGGCAGAATGGATTACCCAGAAGAGTTCTATTTCCCAGTACGATTTGACCAATCCTACCGATAACATTCGATTGGGAACTTGGTATTTGGATTATACCCACCAACAGTATCGGGATAATTCTATGTTAGCGATCGCAAGTTACAATGCTGGTCCGGGCAATGTGGAGCGTTGGGTGAATCGTTTTGGGGTGACAGATGCCGATGAGTTTGTGGAACGAATTCCGTTTCCAGAGACGAGAAATTATGTAGAGAAAGTGTTTGAAAATTATTGGAATTATTTACAGCTCTACAATCCTCAGGTTCGTCAAAAGGTTCAGTCGTTTGTTGACCAGGGGAGAAATTCTAATTGA